The genomic interval CTCTGACTATGGTGTTTCTGATCCAGTTGCCAACTGCCGCACCCAACATTACACCAGCAGACATTTCAAAATAATTGTATTTGGCAGTTAGTAATAAAATGAAAGGCTGAATAAGGGGGTTATTTGATGGTGAGATCTGTATCGCATCGATTACAAGATGTGTCGTATAAAAGAGTAGAGCGGCTATTAAACAAGAATAACTGAAGTTCAGTTTCCAGGTCAGTGCTCTTAACCAGATGGGTAGACTTAAAACAGCAAAGAAATAATAAGTGAGTACGCTCCAGAAAGCATTAGAGACTACGAGTCCATCGATATCGGCTCCTTCTGCAAGGTTGGAAATGATTTTTAGTGCTGCATAAACAGTAATTCCACTACCTAGCAATATTGCGTTTCGAAAAGCCACAGGAGTAACTGACTGAGGGTTTTTCTGGTATCTCGGGAAAAAGAAAAAACCAATGCCTGCTCCAAAGACCATTGCAAAACCAGGTGTTCCGGAACTGTACAATGGAGCCAGATATTTATTGAAATGAGCGAACACGGCAGGCAGCCGGTCAATAATGCCAGGCATCCAGTGTGCTGTAACATTTAGCAACACGAGCAACCCGCGCACCATATTCAAAGCTTGGCTGCCGGCTGCCAGTGGAATTTTTCGAGATGGAGTATTTGGTTCCTGCTCTGAACGTAGTGCTATTGTACTGGCAGCAGCAGGTTCATCGGAACTTCTGACAATGTCATTAATACTGTGTCCTTCAAAGATACGTCGGCATATATCTTTTGGGATACCCGCTTTCTCCATTTTCATGGTGACAGTAATTGCAGAGAGAGAATCTCCTCCAAGCTCAAAGAAGGAGTCATGGATGCTGATTGGGTTAATTTTCAGAGTTTCTTCCCAGATTTGCACCAGTTGTTTAGTTTTCTCTGTCAACGCATTTGAGGCGTCACTGGACTGATCCATATTAGAAACAATCTGCGCAATAGAAAGCCCCTCGAAAATTTTACGACAAACTTCTTTTGGGATGCCGGCCTTTTCCATTCTCATGGTAACGCTGATGGCCGAAAGTGAATCGCCTCCCAAGTCGAAAAAACTATCATTCATACTGATCGGGTGGATCTTAAGAACATCCTCCCAAATAGCAATTAACTGAGAGATTTTGTTGGCTAATAATGGGCTTTGAGTGCTTTTAAAATGCTGGCAGATCTGGGCTATTGTGAGGCCTTCAAAAATCTTTCGACAAATATCTTTTGGAATGCCGGCCTTTTCCATTTTCATGGTAACGGTTATGGCAGATAGAGAATCCCCGCCTAGATCGAAAAAACTGTCATTCAAGCTGATGGGGCTGATTTTCAGAACGTTTTCCCAGATATCCACTAGCTTGTCGGCAATGGAATCAGGCGATGCCTGTTTTGCCTCAGTATTTGCAGATTTAGTGGAGAGCGATTCATTGCTTTGGTACTGTTCTGATAGTTTTTTACGCTGTATCTTGCCAGTATCTGTCATTGGAAATGACTTGCAGGGCATTATTTTTAGAGTTTTACCTGCATTGAATCCGTGTTTCAACATAACACGGTTCGAGACTTCCCTTAATTGTTCGACATCAATATTGGTGTCGGACAAATATGAGACCAATGGTTGTTCGCCCCGTAATGAGTCGGGAATTTTGCTGATCGCTATTCCGCGGCGAGCTTGCAACTCTGTCAAAATATCTTGCTCGAGTGCTTCCGGAAATAACTTAACACCACCACAATTTATAAGATCGTCAGCTCTACCTTCATAGTAAATATAACCATTTTCAATGCGTCCCTGGTCACTGGTGGTAAACCACCCATCATCGTCCACCAGCCTTTGTTCCAGCGTGTCTTTGATCTGTCCGCTAGCCAGGTGAGGGCCTCGAATTCTGATTTGTCCGTTACCACCGACGGCTACTTCCACACCATCATAAGCTTTTCCCACAGATTCAAGTTCTTCGCCTTCGGTTTCATGTATTTTCAGAAAGCTACTGCGAGATGCCTCTGTAAGGCCATAATGCTGGATGATTCTGGCTTTAGGAAACAGGGCTTTAAGTTGCTCTTTTTCAGCACGGCTCATGTACTGACTGCCGATTTCTATCCAGAGGACTTTCTCACCAATACCGAGAAACAGTTCCTGGGACTGGAGTAAAATCCGCCAGAGTGTTGGTACTGCTGAAATTGCATTGATTTTATCCCGTTGGAGCATTTCAGCAATTTCAGAAGGATTGAAGCCATTAGGAGGGATATAGAACTTACCGCCGGCTTGACTCACTACGCGACATCGGCCAAACCCGAAGGAATAGTTAACTGGAACACCAATATACTCCCTGATACTGGAATCTATTGCCATGATAGATGTAAGACGTTCAGTAGTATTGGCTAGCGCACCATAAGATAGCAGGATAGCTTTGGGCTTGCCTTCTGTTCCGGACGTGAACAATACCTGGGCAATGTCCTGCGACCGTTCCTGCATGTTGGGATAGTTCAGGTCGCTGACCCAGCCGGTATCGTCTTCAGGTGTCAGTATTTGTGATATACCTAACATATCGCAACGTTCCCTGTCGTTTTCATCTCGGAGGTTTACAACCACAGAGCCTTTGGAAAACGCACTAAAAACACCTTTGACGTAGCTGATTGAGCTTCTCGAAACAATTCCTAATATTTCGCGGTCAGCGCTGAAATTCATATGGGGTCCTTTTGTGTTACAAGCGATACATCATGTCGGGTCATGTAAATTATGATCGGAAACAGGATGACACTATCTTACTCCTGACGCACTAGTAAATAATGTTAAAGAAACTGGCTTACCAAGTACATCAAAAAGCATGCTGCGCCATAACAAACAATCGAACGGAGCCCGCGTTCATTATCATGTCATCAAAAGAGCATGAGTCTTATTGCTTTTTAAGGTTTGAACTGTAAAAAAGTCTGACACTTTTGAGTCCAGGTTCTAATTACTTTGTTTTAATGCTCAAAGTCGACCGCTTTACTATCAGTCAATTCTTGTAAGTTAAATATGTTTTGCTTAATCTTGGAATTATTCATGAATGAAGGAAGGGCCTCTGGACTATGAGACCGGTATGGATTCAATTTTACGCAATACACCCAAGTCACCTGTTTAGTATTCTTAGTCATCATATAAACAGTTTTTTAAAATGACTGTGCTAGCAATTGTTATCGTTAATTACAAGACTCCGGCAATGGTCATAGATTGTCTGGAAACCTGTATGCCTGAGCTGGTTGATATCGACAGTAAAATTATTGTTGTTGATAACTGCTCGAAAGATAATTCCTGTGAAGAAATCCGACGTTGGATTGATAGCGAGCAGGTGCAGGGGCAGGTGGAGGTTGTTGCGTCACCGGTGAACGGTGGCTTCTCAGCAGGTAACAACGTTGGAATTAAGGCTGTTAGGGCAAAATATTACCTGCTCCTTAACAGTGATACCCTGGTAAGGAAAAATGCATTTAAAACCCTCTTGAGTGTTGCCGAACAAAATCCTCAAGCGGGGTTGTTCAGCCCCAGGCTTGAGTGGCCGGATGCGACTCCTCAGGAAAGTTGTTTTCGCTTTCACTCACCGGTTAGTGAGCTTATCAATGCCGCCTGCACGGGCATCGTGAGTCGATTGCTGAGAAATTTTGTTGTCGCCCATCCTGTCCGTATGGAGCCAGACTATTACCATTGGACCAGTTTTGCGTGTGTCCTGATCAGAGCTGAAGTACTGGAAAGTATAGGTCTGATGGACGAAGGTTACTTCATGTACTTTGAGGACTCAGAGTTTTGTTACCGGGCTGCTGCTGCTGGCTGGAAGGTCATGAATGTTCCCGATGCGCATGTGGTTCATCTACGGGGGGGCAGCTCTCCCGTTAAATCCCAGGCGCGTCTGAGAAAACGCCTGCCGCGTTATTTTTACGAATCCAGGGCGCGGTTTTTCTATCAGCTCTATGGTAAATCCGGATTGTTGGCTGCCAACGTTCTATGGATTTTTGGCACCCTTATTTCTCAGTCTCGCAGAATTATTCTGCCTCATAAACCAAGAAGCGTCATTGAAAAGCAGTGGCGCGATATCTGGGTTAATTTCAACAAGCCTCTCAAACCCTACATTCATCCGGATGACTATGACAAAACCTGATTTCATATTAATTGGGGCAATGAAAAGTGCCACCAGTACATTACATGCTCAGTTGGCCATGCAACCCGGCATTTTTATGTCTACGCCGAAAGAGCCTAATTATTTCAGTGATGATGAGCAGTATGCGCGCGGAGAGGCATGGTACGATGGTTTGTTTGAGTTGGCAGAGAACGGTGATCTATGTGGAGAGTCCAGTACACACTACACCAAGCTGCCGGATTATCCTCAGACCATTGAGAGGATGCAGAGGCGCCTGGTTGCACCCAAACTAATCTATGTCATACGACATCCGGTTGATCGTCTGGTTTCCCACTATATTCATCAGTGGTCACAGCGTGTGATCAGTTGTGACATTAACCAAGCGATTGATCAGTACCATGAGTTGATCGCTTATAGTTGTTATGCAAGGCAGTTACTACCTTATATAGAAGCTTATGGCCGGGAAAATATTCTGGTCACCTGTACGGAGGCGATCAAAGCGAGCCCCCAGTCAGAGCTTGAGCGGGTTGCCAGATTTATCGGTTATTCGAAGCCCGTCGTTTGGCATGACACGCTACCTTCGCAAAATGTCTCGCAGCAACGAATCAGACCATTTCCGGGGTACGGTTTGTTGGTCGAATCCCGGGTGATGACGTTCTTACGTCAGAAGCTGGTGCCTCAAAGTATACGGGATCGTGTCAAAAGTGGGCTGACTATGAAAGAGCGCCCGGTGATCGATGCTGTTCATATGAATAAGCTCGTTGAAACCTTTGATCGGGATCTTGAGGTCTTAGGGAGCTGGTTTGGGCGGCAGATCAAGTGCGACAACTTCAAACAGGTCGCTGTTTCTGAGCCACTGAAATTTTCGCATCAGCAATCTTAATTTGGAATAACACAATAATGACTGCCTTTGATACTGAACAATCCGATAGTGCTGATGCGGTAGAAATAATAAGCCAGGATTGCGGTGCCGTGGTTATCGGGCGTAACGAAGGGGACCGGCTCAGGCAATGTCTTAACAGTCTGATCAAACAGGTTACGGCGATTGTGTATGTTGACTCTGGGTCGACGGACAGCAGTGTCAAGATGGCTGAAAGTCTCGGAGTTTTGGTGGTTTCTCTGGATATGACAGTTCCATTTACTGCTGCCCGAGCCCGCAATGCTGGTGCGGCCAAGTTGCTGAAGATTTATCCTGATCTGCAGTTTATTCAGTTTATTGATGGTGACTGTGAGCTACGATCCGGCTGGATTCAGGCAGCAGCATCGTTTTTGGGTGAACACCCTGATTATGCGGTTGTATGTGGTCGGCGCCGGGAGCGTAATCCACAAAACAGCATTTATAACCTCCTGTGTGACATGGAATGGGATACTCCCATTGGTGACGCCAGTGCTTGTGGTGGCGATGCGCTCATTAGGACAAGTGCTTATCAGATTGTTAATGGCTACCGGGATGACTTGATTGCTGGCGAAGAGCCGGAAATGTGTCTGAGAATGCGGGAAAAAGGTTGGAAAATTAACCGTATTGATGCAGAGATGACTCTTCATGATGCAGCTATGACCCGTTTCGGGCAATGGTGGAAAAGAGCACAGCGGGCGGGATATGCCTATGCGGAAGGATTTTCCATACATGGGCGTAGCCTCGAAAAATACCGGCAAAAGGAAATTCGCAGTATTTTGGTCTGGGCGGTTTGTTTACCGCTGTCGTTTCTGTGTCTTGCGTTGATATCTCCTTGGATGCTGGTGTTGTTCTTGCTTTACCCTGTGCAGGTAATACGCCTTAGTGTTCGTTATCGTTTAAGAATTACAAGTGCAAAACAGGCGTTTTGGTATGCACTGTCCAATGTGGGTGGAAAATTTCCGCAACTAACAGGTATATGGCGTTATGTACTCAACCGGATTAAGGGACGCCGTGGTACTTTAATTGAATACAAATAATTGAATGGATTAAAACAATGTCGTATTTACTGGTTTCCCCCTGCCGAAATGAAGCAGATTACATGCGCATTACCCTGGACAGTGTTGTTGCCCAAACTGCCCAGCCGGATCTCTGGGTTATCGTTGATGACGGGTCTACCGATGAGACGCCGGTTATTTTGAAACAATATGCAGAAAAGCATTCTTTTATAAAGGTTATCACCCGTCAGGACCGTGGTCACAGGAGTGTAGGGCCAGGTGTGATAGAAGCGTTTTATCATGGCTATGATCAGATTGATGTCAGTCAGTTCGATTTTGTATGTAAGTTTGACTTGGATCTGGATCTGCCACCGCGTTATTTTGAAACTCTGATTGAGCGCATGAACGCTAACCCCCGAATTGGTACGTGCAGTGGAAAAGCATACTTTCGCGATCAGAAAACCGGTGAGCTGGTCAGTGAAAAATGTGGCGATGAAATGTCCGTCGGTATGACTAAATTTTATCGTCGCAGTTGTTTCGAAGAAATTGGTGGATTCGTCAGGCAGGTCATGTGGGATGGTATTGATTGCCACAAGTGCCGGCAGTTAGGCTGGATAGCCGTCAGTTGGGACGAGCCGGATCTCCGATTCATTCATTTGAGGCCTATGGGATCGAGCCAGAAAGGTATTTTTACTGGCAGGATGCGCCATGGTTTTGGGCAGTATTTTATGGGTACCGGCCTGTTGTACATGACGGCATCATCTGTTTTTAGATTATTTCACCCACCCTATCTGGTCGGTGGTTTGGCGATGTGGTGGGGATATGTGAAAAGCATGCTTCAGAAGCAACCCCGTTTTGCAGATAAAGAACTGGTACAGTTTATTCGCGAGTATCAGACTCAATGCCTGTTAAAAGGTAAGACTGCGGCGACCGAGGCGCTCAACCGTCAACAGGAAGTTGTATGGAAAACCACGCACTCTTGATTTGGAGCTATTCGTGAAGATCGCTTATCTTGCGCCAGAAATTCCCGCACTTTCTGCAACATTTGTTTACAATGAAATTCTATGTCTACAGCGTTTGGGAACAGAAGTTATACCATTTTCCATTCATCGACCCAAAGTCGAAGCTCAGGAGCCATCGGTAGAGAACCTGAAAGCAAACACACGCTACCTTTATGAACGAAGCAAATTCATAGTTGCAGGAAAGCACCTGAGGTTGATATTTGGTCACCCGAGAGCCTACTTTTCAGGTTTTGGCTGGCTTGTCAGAGATATGATTCAGTTGGGGTTAGTGAATCGGGGTGCCCTTGGCTTGGCTTATCGCTTTTTTTTTGCTGCAGCGTTGGCAGATGATTTAAGAAGAACGAAAGTACAGCACCTTCACGTTCACTTTGCTCACGTTCCGACAGATGTTGCCATGTATGCCTCTGTGTTGGCGGGTATTCGCTTTAGCGTGACAGCGCATGCAAACGATTTGTTTGAAAGGGGCTGGTTATTAAAAGAAAAAGTTCGGCGCTCCGCTTTTTTTGCGACTATTTCAGAGTTTAATGTTCGATTTCTTAGGAGCTTGGGAGCGGATGTCAGCCGTATCAATGTTATACGCTGTGGGGTTGACGATGATCAGTTTCCTGCAAACGTAGGTATCAACACTAAAAAACCTGATGCTCATCGTGTGGTTGGTGTGATTGGTCGCATGGTTGAAAAGAAAGGAATGGATCTATTGATCAAGGCTATCTACTTGCTGTGTCAAAGAAATATGGATGTTGAACTGCGAATTGCAGGGTCCGGCCCTCTTGAGCAAGAGTTACGAAATCTGGTTTACAAGCACCAACTAGAAAATCAGGTTAAGTTTCTGGGACCAATCGCCCACAATCAGGTCTCAGAATTTCTAACAAGCCTGGATTTATTTGTATTGCCGTGTCGTAAAGACAGCAATGGTGATATGGATGGTATCCCTGTTGTTCTAATGGAGGCTATGTTGTCGGGAATTCCAGTTGTATCGACCAGATTATCAGGGATTCCTGAGTTGGTTGTTGATCAGCAGAGTGGCT from Gynuella sunshinyii YC6258 carries:
- a CDS encoding glycosyltransferase — encoded protein: MSYLLVSPCRNEADYMRITLDSVVAQTAQPDLWVIVDDGSTDETPVILKQYAEKHSFIKVITRQDRGHRSVGPGVIEAFYHGYDQIDVSQFDFVCKFDLDLDLPPRYFETLIERMNANPRIGTCSGKAYFRDQKTGELVSEKCGDEMSVGMTKFYRRSCFEEIGGFVRQVMWDGIDCHKCRQLGWIAVSWDEPDLRFIHLRPMGSSQKGIFTGRMRHGFGQYFMGTGLLYMTASSVFRLFHPPYLVGGLAMWWGYVKSMLQKQPRFADKELVQFIREYQTQCLLKGKTAATEALNRQQEVVWKTTHS
- a CDS encoding sulfotransferase domain-containing protein — protein: MTKPDFILIGAMKSATSTLHAQLAMQPGIFMSTPKEPNYFSDDEQYARGEAWYDGLFELAENGDLCGESSTHYTKLPDYPQTIERMQRRLVAPKLIYVIRHPVDRLVSHYIHQWSQRVISCDINQAIDQYHELIAYSCYARQLLPYIEAYGRENILVTCTEAIKASPQSELERVARFIGYSKPVVWHDTLPSQNVSQQRIRPFPGYGLLVESRVMTFLRQKLVPQSIRDRVKSGLTMKERPVIDAVHMNKLVETFDRDLEVLGSWFGRQIKCDNFKQVAVSEPLKFSHQQS
- a CDS encoding glycosyltransferase family 2 protein, with protein sequence MTVLAIVIVNYKTPAMVIDCLETCMPELVDIDSKIIVVDNCSKDNSCEEIRRWIDSEQVQGQVEVVASPVNGGFSAGNNVGIKAVRAKYYLLLNSDTLVRKNAFKTLLSVAEQNPQAGLFSPRLEWPDATPQESCFRFHSPVSELINAACTGIVSRLLRNFVVAHPVRMEPDYYHWTSFACVLIRAEVLESIGLMDEGYFMYFEDSEFCYRAAAAGWKVMNVPDAHVVHLRGGSSPVKSQARLRKRLPRYFYESRARFFYQLYGKSGLLAANVLWIFGTLISQSRRIILPHKPRSVIEKQWRDIWVNFNKPLKPYIHPDDYDKT
- a CDS encoding glycosyltransferase family 4 protein codes for the protein MKIAYLAPEIPALSATFVYNEILCLQRLGTEVIPFSIHRPKVEAQEPSVENLKANTRYLYERSKFIVAGKHLRLIFGHPRAYFSGFGWLVRDMIQLGLVNRGALGLAYRFFFAAALADDLRRTKVQHLHVHFAHVPTDVAMYASVLAGIRFSVTAHANDLFERGWLLKEKVRRSAFFATISEFNVRFLRSLGADVSRINVIRCGVDDDQFPANVGINTKKPDAHRVVGVIGRMVEKKGMDLLIKAIYLLCQRNMDVELRIAGSGPLEQELRNLVYKHQLENQVKFLGPIAHNQVSEFLTSLDLFVLPCRKDSNGDMDGIPVVLMEAMLSGIPVVSTRLSGIPELVVDQQSGLLVDPEDEASLADAIAAILQDLPMSQRLTQNAISLIRQEFSLSGNTEKLNRLFYHCVQQHSL
- a CDS encoding glycosyltransferase, which codes for MTAFDTEQSDSADAVEIISQDCGAVVIGRNEGDRLRQCLNSLIKQVTAIVYVDSGSTDSSVKMAESLGVLVVSLDMTVPFTAARARNAGAAKLLKIYPDLQFIQFIDGDCELRSGWIQAAASFLGEHPDYAVVCGRRRERNPQNSIYNLLCDMEWDTPIGDASACGGDALIRTSAYQIVNGYRDDLIAGEEPEMCLRMREKGWKINRIDAEMTLHDAAMTRFGQWWKRAQRAGYAYAEGFSIHGRSLEKYRQKEIRSILVWAVCLPLSFLCLALISPWMLVLFLLYPVQVIRLSVRYRLRITSAKQAFWYALSNVGGKFPQLTGIWRYVLNRIKGRRGTLIEYK
- a CDS encoding phosphopantetheine-binding protein — its product is MNFSADREILGIVSRSSISYVKGVFSAFSKGSVVVNLRDENDRERCDMLGISQILTPEDDTGWVSDLNYPNMQERSQDIAQVLFTSGTEGKPKAILLSYGALANTTERLTSIMAIDSSIREYIGVPVNYSFGFGRCRVVSQAGGKFYIPPNGFNPSEIAEMLQRDKINAISAVPTLWRILLQSQELFLGIGEKVLWIEIGSQYMSRAEKEQLKALFPKARIIQHYGLTEASRSSFLKIHETEGEELESVGKAYDGVEVAVGGNGQIRIRGPHLASGQIKDTLEQRLVDDDGWFTTSDQGRIENGYIYYEGRADDLINCGGVKLFPEALEQDILTELQARRGIAISKIPDSLRGEQPLVSYLSDTNIDVEQLREVSNRVMLKHGFNAGKTLKIMPCKSFPMTDTGKIQRKKLSEQYQSNESLSTKSANTEAKQASPDSIADKLVDIWENVLKISPISLNDSFFDLGGDSLSAITVTMKMEKAGIPKDICRKIFEGLTIAQICQHFKSTQSPLLANKISQLIAIWEDVLKIHPISMNDSFFDLGGDSLSAISVTMRMEKAGIPKEVCRKIFEGLSIAQIVSNMDQSSDASNALTEKTKQLVQIWEETLKINPISIHDSFFELGGDSLSAITVTMKMEKAGIPKDICRRIFEGHSINDIVRSSDEPAAASTIALRSEQEPNTPSRKIPLAAGSQALNMVRGLLVLLNVTAHWMPGIIDRLPAVFAHFNKYLAPLYSSGTPGFAMVFGAGIGFFFFPRYQKNPQSVTPVAFRNAILLGSGITVYAALKIISNLAEGADIDGLVVSNAFWSVLTYYFFAVLSLPIWLRALTWKLNFSYSCLIAALLFYTTHLVIDAIQISPSNNPLIQPFILLLTAKYNYFEMSAGVMLGAAVGNWIRNTIVREGSLKLFGMAGLLLIGLAVILSYEQGQFSFWFIWPKGMFLWTWPFYLGVVIIGITGVYRYATSQHTHGWFDTFIKVLVVVGVLAFPIFIAHELVMPLKDLLTAMRVPGAFPLTIILFFTAVAYMVKRLYQVQFGSIS